The DNA region GGACGACGCGCACTACCATAGCCTCATCGAGAAACACCGCAACGACCCGGCGGTGCCGGTCGAGGAGGTCCTCGCGCGATGGAAGAAGGAGGGGGTGATCTAGGCGCCTCGCCACCCGGTCAGCTCGGTGACCTCCGGTGAGCGCCGTGCCACCCGAGCGGAAGGAGAGCGCGAGGGTCACCCGCCGCTCGAAACCCCTCGCGCTCGATGGGCGCCACTTCGGCCTATGGGGGCGTGTGCAGCAAACGTGCACAGCCTCGATCCAAGCTCGAGTCGGAGCGGTGCGGCGGACGAATACGAGAATGGGACGCGGAGAAGGCAGTGCCGACCCGGTGAGCCAAGCGGATAGTCCCTCGACCCCCTCGGCGCGGCGGCGCGTGACCTCGCGGGGGTGCGTGGTCGTGGACCTCGGCCTCGACGGCGTCGCCGCGGCGCTCGAGCAGCGGAATATCCTCGTGATCCGAGCGAAGGCCCCCCTTGCCCTGGCGGACGGCGAGTGGCGCAGCGTGTTGCTCTCGGGCAGGCTGGTCGTCACGGCGAGCCCCGGAGATCTGGAGCACGACGCGTCGTCCTTCGACATCGGCATCATCTCCCTGCGCCGGCTGGAGGAGATCGATCGCGATCCGAGCGTGAAGAACCGCACCGCCGCGCTAATCTCGCGGGCCATCATCGACCTCGGGCTCTGGTCGGTTCGTCACGGCTTTCTTCTCGAGCTCGACCCGAGCGGGGCGACGGAGCGGCACCTCTTCACGCCGCTCGTGGACTAGGGCAGAGACCGTGGCCCCCGGTGCCTAAGGCGGCCGGCCACAATTACCTGTGCATCCTCGCGGCCGATGCATCCCGGCTGGCTTCGTTGCTCCTCGGTTGCGTACCGACGGGTATGCGCCCTTGTCGCGCCTCGCCGTCCGGGCGCCTCGACCACGATCCCTGCACACCTAATTGTGGCCGGCCGCCTTACTTCCGCTTCACCCGGGTCGTGCAGTACATCGCGACGCCGGATCCCTGGCCAGACTGTTTCGCAGCGCAGTCGGCGTCGATGATGAAGATGAGGTTCGGGTCGGCGACATTCTGGTAGCCGGATCCATCGTAGTCGCGGTACCACTGCAGCTGCACCGTCGCCGGGGGCTCGTTGCTCTTGACGAGCGGCCCCGAGCAGTTTCGGAAGGCCTTCACCACACTGGTCGCGTAGACGGTGATCTTGCCGTACGGGGGACCTCCGGGGGGCGCGTCAGAGGGCATCTCCTCGACGACGACGTTGCCGGACGACGTGGTGTTGCCGGTCACCAGGCAGCTCGTGGAGCTGCCCTGCGGATACCCGAGATACGAGAAGCCGCGGGCCCAGCTGCCGGTGCCGTCGGCGTTGAGAATCAGTCGTCCCCCATTCCCATCCGTGGTCGCGGCCCACTCGCCCACGAGGTCGGGCGGAACGCTTCCAGGCGGTCCGCCTCCCACGAGCGGAGGAGGATCGACGGGCTTCAGCTTGCTGGAGTCCACGCAGTCCTTGAGCGACGCGGCGCACTTGTCCGTGACGCAGGGGCCGGTGGCGCACTTCTCCTTCTCGATACAAGAGGCCAGGGCGATGACATTCGATCGCCCCACCGGGCTGCCCTTCTCGCCACACGCATCGGCGCATGCGCCCTCGGTGTCGGGGCAGTCGCCGAGGCATTTCACAATCTCCAGACACGTGGTGCCGGAGCTTGCCTGCGACCCGTCGGTGGCGGCTCCACCATCAGAGCCCGTGGACGTCGCCTGGGATGCCGAGCAGCCCGGAGAGAGTCCAGCCGAGAGCGCCGCGACCGCGGCCAACGTGAGAAGCGTGGAGGCCGTGCGCGAAGTGGGTTTCGTCATGGGTCAGTGGAGCACGCTATGCGGGGCGTAGCAAGGTCGCGCGCAGGCCGTGCGACCCGCCCGGGAGACCCCCCTACGCCCCCAGCCGCGCCACGACGGCCTCGGTGAACTCGGTCGTCCCCGCGCTGCCGCCGAGGTCCTTGGTACGCACGCCCTCGGCGAAGGTGCGCAAGAGCGCCGCGTGGATGCGGTCGGCCACGGCCACCTGCCCGATGTGCCGCAGCAGGAGCACCGCGGACTGGAGGAGCGCCGTCGGGTTCGCCAGGTTGCGGCCCGCGATGTCGGGGGCCGAGCCGTGCACGGCCTCGAAGACGGCGCACTTCTCGCCGATGTTCGCGCCGGGGGCCACGCCGAGGCCCCCCACGAGCCCCGCGCAGAGGTCCGAGAGGATGTCGCCGTAGAGGTTCTCCATGACGACGACGTCGAAGGCCTTCGGGTTGATCACCAGCTTCATCGCCGCGGCGTCCACGATGCAGTCGTCGGCCTGGATCTCGGGATAGAGCTCGGCCACCTCGCGGAAGCACTTCAGGAAGAGCCCGTCGGCCAGCTTCATGATGTTGGCCTTGTGGACGGCGGTGACCTTCTTTCGCTTGTAGGCGCGCGCGTAGCCGAAGGCGAACTGGTTGATCCGCGTGCAGGCCTGGCGGGTCATGATCTTCAGCGACTCCACCACGCCCGGGATGACCTCGTGCTCGATCCCCGAGTAGAGCCCCTCGGTGTTCTCGCGCACGATCACGAGGTCCACGTTCTCGTAGCGGCTCGGGATGTTCGGCAGCGAATGGGCCGGCCGGAGGTTCGCGTACAGGTCGAGCTGCTTGCGCAGGCGCACGTTCACCGAGGAGAAGCCCCCTCCGATGGGCGTCGAGACCGGCCCTTTCAGCGCGACGCCCGTCTCCCGCACGGCGTCCACCACTGTCTGGGGGAGCGGATCTCCGGCGGTGGCGAGGACCTCGGCCCCCGCGTGGTGCGTGGTCCAGTCGATGCGTGCGCCGGCCGCGTCCAGGATCCGGACTACCGCGTCCGCGATGGAGGGGCCGATGCCGTCGCCGGGGATGAGGATGACCTTGGTGCTCATGGAGGCTCCTGAGGTGCGACCCACGAGCGATTTTGGTTTGAAATAGCCCGCGGCTCTGGAAAAGTTCGTCGGAGAAGGCGAACCCCACCGTACTGGAGGGCGAAACGCGGTGTCAACGGAGGCTATCGTGCTCCTTTCGGGGGGCCTCGACTCGACGACCTGCCTGGCGCTGGCGCAGGAGCAGGGCTTCGCCTGCTCGGCGCTGACCTTCCGGTACGGGCAGCGGCACACGGTAGAGCTCGAGGCGGCCGCGCGCGTGGCGAAGGCCTTCGGCGTCACGCGGCACCTCACCGTGGAGATCGACCTGCGTGCCATCGGCGGCTCGGCGCTCACCGCGGACCTGGAGGTGCCCAAGGGGCGCGACGTGGCGGAGATGGGGACGGGGATCCCGGTGACCTACGTTCCGGCGCGCAACACGATCTTCCTCTCGTTCGCGCTGGCCTGGGCCGAGGTGCTGGACGTACAGGACGTCTTCATCGGCGTGAACGCGCTCGACTACTCGGGCTACCCCGACTGTCGCCCCGGTTTCATCGCCGCCTTCGAGGCGCTCGCCGCCGAGGCCACGCGCTTCGGCACCGAGAAGGGCAAGCGCCTTCGCATTCACGCACCGCTCATGGAGCTCGACAAGGCGCAGATCATCCGTGCCGGACTCGCGCTCGGCGTGGACTACGGCCTGACCCACAGCTGCTATGACCCGGCGCCGGACGGGGGCGCGTGCGGTCGCTGCGACGCGTGCCTCCTCCGTCGGAAGGGATTTGCCGAGGCGGGGCTCGCCGATCCTGTGCGATACCTGCCATGATCTTCCGTCCCCGAACCTGCGTGGAGGCTGGCGCGACATGAGACATCTCACGAGATCCCGTGGACGCTGCGGCGCGGTCGTCGTCGCGACCTTGCTCGTCGCCACGGGCGCGCACGCCGCCGAGCCCGAGCGCAACGCCACGACGCCTGTCTCCTCGTGGCTGCTCGTCGGAAAGACCGAGGCCCAGATCAACGCCGAGGCCACGGCGAAGGGCGCGCGGGTCATCGACATCGAGATCGAGGAGGTCGGCGCCGGCCCCACCTTCGCCGCGGTGCTCGTGAAGAGCGAGGGCCCCTACGCCAGCCAGTCCTGGTGGTATCACGGCAAGACCTCGGGCGAGCTGAACACGCTCGTCGGTACGCACAAGGCCCGCATCATCGACCTCGAGGTCTATCTGGTCGCGGGGCAAGCGCGCTACGCAGCGGTGATGGTGCCGCTCGCCTCCAGAAACTGGTGGTGGTGGGCCGCCGCGCAGCCGGCGGACCTGACGAAGCACTTCTCGGACAACAACGCGCGGCCGGTGGATCTCGACTGCCTGCTCGTCGGCACCTCGCGCTCGTACTCGGCCGTGGCCTTCGTGAACACCGGCGCGGACGCGTCCCCCTTCTACTGGTACGTGGACCTCTCCGAGGCCGACGTGAAGGCCAAGGTCACGCAGCACGGCGCGCGGATCGTGGATCTCGAGCGCTACCTCGTGGGAACCGACGTGCGGTTCGCGGTGGTGCTCGCCCCGAACGCGAGCCCGGCCAAGCAGTGGTGGTGGTACCTCGACAAGACCGAGGCGGAGCTGAACGCGCTCGCGACGACGAACAAGGCGCGGATCGTCGACATCGAGGCCTACGTGGCGGGCGGTGGGATTCGCTACGCCGCGGTGATGCTCGAGAACAGCAACGTCCCGGCGGACGGAGGGGTCCCGGACGGAGCGGTGAGGGACGGCGGGGCCTCGGACGCCGCGGCGAGTGACGGTGGGCGCACGGACGGGCGGGCCGACCTGGGCGACGGAGGGAGGTCCGATGCGTGGGTTCCGATCGACGCGGGCTTGAGAGATGCGGCGCCCAAGCGGGACGTGCCCGCGGCGGGGGATGCGGGCTCCATGGACCACACGGGGGGTTGCGGCTGCGAGGTGGGGGCCTCGGGCTCGACGGCCGCGCTCGGTCTGCTCGGCCTCGCTCTCGCGCTGGCAGCGTTCTCACGGGGGACGCGACGTCGGTCCTGAGAGGTCCCTGCGACGCTCGCTCCGCGGAGCCGCAGCCGCTCGACATCGCGCTCGGGCGGTGCTCCACTACGGCGCATGGCCGAGGATACCTACGAAACGATCCAGCTCGAGATGGACCCCGACGGGGTCGCGCTCTGCACGCTCAACCGCCCCGAGGTGCACAACGCGCTGAACTTCGAGATGGTGCGGGAGCTCGACGCCGCCGTGGCCGGGCTCGGCGAAAGGTCGGAGCTCCGCGCGCTCATCTTCATCGGGGCGGGGGACAAGGCCTTCGCGAGCGGCGCCGACATCGCCGAGCTCGCGCGGCGCGGGAAGCTGGACGCGCTCCGACGGATCAACGCCGGGCTCTTCCGCCGCATCGAGCAGCTCTCCGTGCCGACCATCGCGGCCATCCGAGGCTACGCGCTCGGCGGCGGCTGCGAGCTGGCGCTGGCCTGCGACCTGCGCATCTGCGGGCAGGGTGCGCAGCTCGGCCAGCCGGAGGTGAGCCTCGGCATCATCCCCGGGGCGGGGGCGACCTATCGGTTGCCGCGCCTCATCGGCCTCGGGCGAGCGCGCGAGATCATTTTCACCGGGCGGCGCGTGAGCGCGGCCGAGGCCCTGACCATCGGCCTCGTGAACCAGGTGGTCCCCGACGAGGAGGTCCTCGCGGCGGCCCGCCAGCTCGCGCGCACCATCGCCGCCCATAGCCCGCTGGCCGTGCGGCTGGCCAAGGCCGCGCTGAACCTCGCAGCCGAGGGGACGACCGACGCCGGGATGGCGCTCGAGGCCACGGCGCAGGCGGTGCTGTTCGAGGATGACGAGAAGGTGCAGCGCATGAGCGCCTTCCTCGAGTGGCGCAGCAAGAAGGGGGACTAACCCGCGTGCTCGCGCGCGGGCCGGCAGCGGTCGGGTGCGGCCATTGTCAGCAACACGGGGCCGATGCGGCGTGCATGCTGTGCGGCCGCCTGGTCTGCGCGCATTGTCGGCAGGCCCCCGAGCGCTGCCCCGACCCCGGACCTCGCCGGCTCACCCTGCCGCGCGGCGCGAGGTTGCGCGCGGTGGACGCGCTCGGGCGCTACGCGCTGGTGCGCACCTGGCGCGGCACGATTCAGCTCTTCGACCTTCTACGAGGCGAGGCGGTGGGGGGGCGTGCTCCCGCGTGGGGGGGCAGCGGTCCGCGTCAGGGCGTCACCGTCGCCGGCGCCGCGGGACCCCTCGTCGTGCGAGCCGACGTGATGTGGAGCAACGTCTACGAGGGTCTGCGCCTCTGGGACCCCGTGTCAGAGCCGCCGCAAGAGCCGGTCTGCATCCCGACCGACGAGCTGCAGCTCGAGCTGCCCCATCGGCTGACGCTGTCGGAGACGGGCCGCTTTGCCGTCGTGGCCCGCGCCGACGAGCGCGCGGAGGTCGTGGATCTCGTCGAGCGACGCGGCGTGCTGACGGTGACCGAACCGGGCCGGGTGATCCATTCGGTGGCGCTCTCCGAGAGCCTCGGGCTTCTCGGGCTCGGAAGCTACGGGCGCGTCGGGCTCTACGCCTTTCCGGACGGAACCGCGCGCGGAGCGCTCCCGATGCCGGAGAGCAACGTCGTGGAGCTCTGGCTCTGCGCGGCGCACGTCACCGCTCTCACCGAGCACGGAGACTTCGTGGCCGTCGAGGCTCTCGATCCGACAGATAGCGTCTTCGTCGGCGCGGCGCGGCCGCTCTCGGACTACGGACCGCCTCGGATCCTCGAGCGGCGAGAGCTCGCGGGCGAGGTCAGGCGGCCTTTTCCCGTCGACGTGAGCCCCGACGGAGAGCTCATGGCCCACGGCGGGCGGAAGGGGCTCCTCGAGCTGCTGCGGCTGCCTCTTCACCCGCGCCGGGACCCGGTCGCGCGGAACCTGCAGCAGCTCACGCTCGGAGACGCGCGGGCTGACTTCGTCCGGTTCACCGCCGGCGCGCGCACGCTGGTCGTGGGGGCCGGGCGCATGGTCCTGAGGCTGCCCCGTTCTGGCCCCAGCGTGGCGGAGCTTCCCGAGGGGCCCGGTGCGAGAGCAGTCTCGCTTGACGTCCTATAGCCTAGCTAGATCAAGTTCGATATTGACGCGAGTCAAGAAAGATCGTTGACGGAGCCGCGGCCCCGGGCTACCTCGTGCCTATGCCGCCCATCTCGTTCGAGACCCACCCGAGTCGCTACAAACATTGGAAACTGAAGCTCGACGACCAGGTCGCGACCCTCGCCCTGGACGTGGACGAGGCGGCCGGACTTGCCCCGGGCTATTCGCTCAAGCTCAATTCCTATGACCTCGGGGTGGACCTGGAGCTGGCCGACGCGCTCCAGCGGCTGCGCTTCGAGCACCCCGAGGTGCGCGCGCTGGTCCTGCGGAGCGGCAAGGAGCGCATCTTCTGCGCCGGGGCGAACATCTACATGCTCGGGCTCTCGTCGCACGCCTTCAAGGTGAACTTCTGCAAGTTCACCAACGAGACGCGCCTCGGCCTCGAGGACCTCTCCGCGACGTCGGGGATCCGCTCGGTCTGCGGCGTGGGCGGGGCCTGCGCCGGCGGGGGCTACGAGCTGGCCCTGGCCTGCGACGAGATCGTGCTCGTGGACGACGGCAGCTCGACGGTGAGCCTCCCCGAGGTGCCGCTCCTCGCCGTGCTCCCCGGCACCGGCGGCCTCACCCGGCTCGTGGACAAGCGCAAGGTGCGACGCGACCTGGCCGACTTCTTCTGCACCACGGCCGAAGGGGTGCGCGGTCAGCGCGCGGTGGAGTGGGGGCTCGTGGACGCGGTCGTGCCGAAGAGCGGGTTCGAGGCGGCGCTCGCCGAGCGGGCCCGGGTTCTCGCCGCGCAATCCGATCGCCCGACGAGCGGCCCCGGGGTGGCGCTGCCGCCGATCGAGCCCCAGGTGCGCGAGGAAGAGCTCCGCTACCGCCACGTCACGCTGGCCATCCACCGGCCGAGCCGCATCGCGCAGCTCACCGTGAAGGGGCCCGAGGGGGCGCAGCCGAGCACGCCGGAGGCGATCCTGGCTGCCGGCGCGAGCTACTGGCCGCTCGCCGCCTTTCGCGAGCTGGACCACGCGCTCCTCCACCTGCGCTTCAACGAGCCCGAGATCGGGACGCTGCGCCTCGGCACCGAGGGCGACCCCCGGGCCGTGCTGGCCGTGGACGCGGCGCTCGAGGAGCTCCGTGGCTTCTGGTTGGTGCGCGAGCTCCGCGCCTTCATCAAGCGCACGCTCAAGCGCCTCGACCTGACGGCCCGCAGCCTCATCGCGGTCGTGGAGCCCGGTTCGTGCTTCGCCGGCACGCTCCTCGAGCTGGCCCTGGCGGCCGACCGCACGTACATGCTGGACGACACCGGTCGCCCGACCGCGCTCGCCCTCTCGAGTCTGAACGGCGGCGCGTACCCGATGGGCAACGGGCTCTCGCGCCTCGAGACGCGTTTTCTCGGCCGCGCGGGGCACGCGGCGGCCCTCGTGGCCCGCGCGGGTCAGGCCCTCGGCCCGGCCGAGGCGCTCTCCGCCGGCCTCGTGACCTTCGCTCCCGACGAGCTCGACTTCGAGGACGAGGTGCGGCTCGCGCTCGAGGAGCGTGCGGCCCTCTCCCCCGACGCGCTCACCGGCATGGAGGCGAGCCTGCGCTTCGCCGGTCCCGAGACCCTCGAGACCAAGATCTTCGGCCGCCTCTCGGCCTGGCAGAACTGGATCTTCCAGCGCCCGAACGCGGTCGGCGAGCGGGGCGCGCTGAAGGTGTACGGCCAGCCCTCGGCTCGGCCCGAGCTCGACTACCGGAGGACCTGAGCGTCATGGAGCTAGAGGAGCGCATCCCGAACAACGTCAATCTCTCGTCGGACAAGCGGCTCCAGCGCGCGCTCGAGCACTGGCAGCCACGCTACCTCGACTGGTGGCGGGACATGGGGCCCGAGGGGTTTCAGACGCACCACCAGATCTACCTGCGCACGGCCGTCTCCGCCGACGCGAAGGGCTGGGCTCAGTTCGACTACGTGAAGCTTCCCGACTACCGCTGGGGGATCTTTCTGGCGGAGCCCACCCCCGATCGCACGATCGGTTTCGGCGACCTCTACGGGCAGCCGGTCTGGCAGGAGGTCCCGGGCGAGCACCGAAACGCGCTCCGGCGGCTGATCGTCACGCAGGGGGACACCGAGCCGGCCAGCGTCGAGCAGCAGCGGCAGCTCGGGCAGATCTGTCCGAGCCTCTACGACCTGCGGAACCTCTTCCAGGTGAACGTGGAGGAGGGGCGGCACCTCTGGGCCATGGTCTACCTGCTGCACTCGCACTTCGGTCGCGACGGGCGGGAAGAGGCCGAGGGGCTCCTCGACCGGCGGAGCGGCAATCAGGACCGGCCGCGCATCCTCGGGGCCTTCAACGAGCCGATTACGAACTGGCTCGACTTCTTCATGTTCACCATGTTCACCGACCGGGACGGCAAGTACCAGCTCCTCGCGCTGGCGGAGAGCGGGTTCGATCCGCTCTCGCGTACCACGCGCTTCATGCTCACCGAAGAGGCGCACCATATGTTCGTCGGTGAGACGGGGGTGAACCGCGTGGTGGAGCGCGCGGCCCAGCTCATGTGCGAGCAGAAGGGCCTCGCCGAGGACGTGCGCGCCCGCGGAGGCATCGACCTGCCGACGGTGCAGAGGTACCTGAACTTCTGGTTCGCGGTGAGCCTGGACCTCTTCGGCGGCGAGATCTCGAGCAACGCGGCGGCCTATTTCGCCTCGGGCCTGAAGGGGCGGGACCACGAAGAGCGGCAGAAGGACCACCTGGCGCTCGAGGGGTTCTACCCGATGGACGTGGTGGAGCAGGGGGCGCTCGCGCGCAAAGAAGTGCCGCTGCGCACGGCGCTGAACGAGGTGCTACGCGACGGCTACATCGAGGACTGTCAGCGCGGCGTGGACCGCTGGAACAAGACGCTCGAGAAGTACGGCCTCTCGGACCGGCTCTCGTTGCCCCACAAGCGCTTCAACCGCCGCATCGGCATCTACTCGGGGCAGGCCTTCGACCCCGAGGGGCGGCCGGTCTCGCCCGAGGAGTGGGCGCGACGGCGGGACGACTGGCTCCCGTCGCGCGCCGACGGCGAGTACATCCAGAGCCTGATGGCGAAGCCGGTGGTGGGCGCCGGGCAGATGGCGAACTGGCTGGCCCCGCCCGCCAGAGGGATCAACGATCAGCCGATTGCGTTCGAGTACGTGCGCGCCGAGGCGTGAGGTCAGCCGGCGAGGCGCGCGGCGACGAAGGCGCGTAGCTCGGCGGGCGCGATGGGCTTCTGGAGGCAGGGGGCGTTGGCCCGGGCCAGAAACTCGCGCGTCTCCTCCCGGAAGGCCCCGCCCGTGATGAAGACCACGCGGGGAAGGATCTCGGGGCGGACCTCCTGGAGGCGCTCGTAGAGGTCTGCGCCCGAGAGGCCGGGCATCATCAGATCGCAGAGCACGAGGTCCGCGGGGGCGCCGCCGACCAGGTAGTCGAGCGCCGCGCTGCCGTCGGGGAGCAGGGTGACGTCGTGCTCCGCGGAGAGCACGCGCTTGAGCACCGACCGAATGAGGGGGTCGTCGTCCACGACCAGCACGCGTCCTCGGGCGGGGGAGGCTGCGGCGGACTCGACCGGGTGCGCGCCCAGCTCCTTCGCGGCGATGGCGGGCAGGGTGAGGCGGACGATCGTGCCGCGAGGGTCG from Deltaproteobacteria bacterium includes:
- the queC gene encoding 7-cyano-7-deazaguanine synthase QueC; translated protein: MSTEAIVLLSGGLDSTTCLALAQEQGFACSALTFRYGQRHTVELEAAARVAKAFGVTRHLTVEIDLRAIGGSALTADLEVPKGRDVAEMGTGIPVTYVPARNTIFLSFALAWAEVLDVQDVFIGVNALDYSGYPDCRPGFIAAFEALAAEATRFGTEKGKRLRIHAPLMELDKAQIIRAGLALGVDYGLTHSCYDPAPDGGACGRCDACLLRRKGFAEAGLADPVRYLP
- the boxB gene encoding benzoyl-CoA 2,3-epoxidase subunit BoxB, producing MELEERIPNNVNLSSDKRLQRALEHWQPRYLDWWRDMGPEGFQTHHQIYLRTAVSADAKGWAQFDYVKLPDYRWGIFLAEPTPDRTIGFGDLYGQPVWQEVPGEHRNALRRLIVTQGDTEPASVEQQRQLGQICPSLYDLRNLFQVNVEEGRHLWAMVYLLHSHFGRDGREEAEGLLDRRSGNQDRPRILGAFNEPITNWLDFFMFTMFTDRDGKYQLLALAESGFDPLSRTTRFMLTEEAHHMFVGETGVNRVVERAAQLMCEQKGLAEDVRARGGIDLPTVQRYLNFWFAVSLDLFGGEISSNAAAYFASGLKGRDHEERQKDHLALEGFYPMDVVEQGALARKEVPLRTALNEVLRDGYIEDCQRGVDRWNKTLEKYGLSDRLSLPHKRFNRRIGIYSGQAFDPEGRPVSPEEWARRRDDWLPSRADGEYIQSLMAKPVVGAGQMANWLAPPARGINDQPIAFEYVRAEA
- a CDS encoding NAD-dependent isocitrate dehydrogenase: MSTKVILIPGDGIGPSIADAVVRILDAAGARIDWTTHHAGAEVLATAGDPLPQTVVDAVRETGVALKGPVSTPIGGGFSSVNVRLRKQLDLYANLRPAHSLPNIPSRYENVDLVIVRENTEGLYSGIEHEVIPGVVESLKIMTRQACTRINQFAFGYARAYKRKKVTAVHKANIMKLADGLFLKCFREVAELYPEIQADDCIVDAAAMKLVINPKAFDVVVMENLYGDILSDLCAGLVGGLGVAPGANIGEKCAVFEAVHGSAPDIAGRNLANPTALLQSAVLLLRHIGQVAVADRIHAALLRTFAEGVRTKDLGGSAGTTEFTEAVVARLGA
- a CDS encoding enoyl-CoA hydratase/isomerase family protein yields the protein MAEDTYETIQLEMDPDGVALCTLNRPEVHNALNFEMVRELDAAVAGLGERSELRALIFIGAGDKAFASGADIAELARRGKLDALRRINAGLFRRIEQLSVPTIAAIRGYALGGGCELALACDLRICGQGAQLGQPEVSLGIIPGAGATYRLPRLIGLGRAREIIFTGRRVSAAEALTIGLVNQVVPDEEVLAAARQLARTIAAHSPLAVRLAKAALNLAAEGTTDAGMALEATAQAVLFEDDEKVQRMSAFLEWRSKKGD
- a CDS encoding benzoyl-CoA-dihydrodiol lyase, with product MPPISFETHPSRYKHWKLKLDDQVATLALDVDEAAGLAPGYSLKLNSYDLGVDLELADALQRLRFEHPEVRALVLRSGKERIFCAGANIYMLGLSSHAFKVNFCKFTNETRLGLEDLSATSGIRSVCGVGGACAGGGYELALACDEIVLVDDGSSTVSLPEVPLLAVLPGTGGLTRLVDKRKVRRDLADFFCTTAEGVRGQRAVEWGLVDAVVPKSGFEAALAERARVLAAQSDRPTSGPGVALPPIEPQVREEELRYRHVTLAIHRPSRIAQLTVKGPEGAQPSTPEAILAAGASYWPLAAFRELDHALLHLRFNEPEIGTLRLGTEGDPRAVLAVDAALEELRGFWLVRELRAFIKRTLKRLDLTARSLIAVVEPGSCFAGTLLELALAADRTYMLDDTGRPTALALSSLNGGAYPMGNGLSRLETRFLGRAGHAAALVARAGQALGPAEALSAGLVTFAPDELDFEDEVRLALEERAALSPDALTGMEASLRFAGPETLETKIFGRLSAWQNWIFQRPNAVGERGALKVYGQPSARPELDYRRT